The Pungitius pungitius chromosome 13, fPunPun2.1, whole genome shotgun sequence genome includes the window GACGGCATTTTTCCTCGGTCACACAGGATCTGATGCGTTCTGTCCAGATGTAATAAATaatctgattgacaggttgacgGCAGAAACATATACAGCATCTCTACTTCCTcctcagtccaaatatggtcactttgAGAAACTGAAGCAACCGCCACAATCTAAAAATCGCCAAACTCAAGGCTCTCTGACCATTGGTCCACAAACCGATTCTTTCTTGGGTGGGCGTGTCCTAAGTGTGTGAATCCCACCTCCTAATCGTTCACTTGTGTGATTTCGTTTGAAACCAACTTACGTCGTGCtgcgttgtcatggttacctATCACTTTTTCGTCAGTCAGTTGAAAGCAAAGAAAGCAAAGTTAGTTTGGAGAGGAGGTAGATTAATGGAGGATTTGAGGTGAATTGAAATGGTCGATGTTGTCCTGTTCtaaatgtgtgatttttttatatataaccaTAGAATATCAGGCAATGCACTTAACGAAAAAGAAATGATGGACCCCCCCTCCATGAcaaaaccatggttacgccttTGGGTCTGCGTTCAGCTGGCGGCTGTTTTGGATTAATGGACTGAAACATTAAACGTGTCCCAGGGGAACTTTCCCCAGAGACTCAAAGATCTTGCCGAGCAGAAGGAGCTGACTTCACATCGGACCTTCTGAGGCGGCAGCATGTTGACCTTCTCTGAGGGCCGCATATGGGATCTGCAGCTCCCAGAGTTacgggaggagcagggagagatCGGGCCTAATGCACACAGTCAGTCAATCAAATATCTTCAACTACCGGCACACTGAGAATCTGAGCCGATTCTGGATCTGTGCCGCCGGTGTTTTGGAGCAACAGGTGATGGAATCAGGGCCACAGTGTTCACAACATTAAACCACCAAGAAGCAGATTGCATCCCAGCACAGGAGAGACAGGAGAGACAAGtattacatgtttttcttttgaaaaaaacaccataTCTGCAAACAGCTTTTTCCACCTGTTCATCGTGACGTCAGTAGGTCATCAGGTGAACGACAGACAAAGTGGCCGAAAAGCTGAGGTGTTCGTTCTTCATTCCTAACGCTTGGTTTCCCACCGGCGGGACTACACGTCGCGGGCTCCCTGCAGTCTGATTAAAGTACTCACACGAAGGCGTGGTAGATGAACGCCCACTCGCGCGGTCTCTCCAGCACGTTGTACAGGTAGTTCTGGAGCCGCCGGTAGCTCGCGTTCCTGCGCCCGCTCTGCGCGCTGTAGATCAGCGGCTTCCCGAGCAGGCTGAGGCGGGCGCCCTGCTTCCTCTCCGCTCCGGCGGCACCGGGGGACGGAAGCCCGTCCCCGGCCCGCGCCGCGCTGCTCATCGCCCGGTGCCCGGACTCCACATCCTTCGGCGTGTGGTCCTGCGTCCGGCGGCCCGTCGGGGTCTTCAGCCAGAGACCCGCGCCGCCGCTGTCGTCGCCGGCGTGACTTCGCGGCATGGCATCACCAGCGCGGTGCGCTGGGAGAGCGGCAGACATTCACATGGAGCGCAAGTGCTCTCTGCGCCGGGGGGTGTTTGGTGCTCTCACCGGGCGCGGAGCAGCAAGCCGTGCGCGTAAGGGTTAAACACCACTCGCATCTGCGCAAGTCTGGAGACGAGTGGGGTTGTGAAGGAGTGGATCCATCGGGGCGTTTGGCTGGTCAGGGGGataggggaggggggcggggggggggctctctcacCCTCCCACGCGCTTTTTCTTTCCCAACTCACTTGCTTCTTTCTGTCAAATCACTGCTGCCCCAAACCCTGCGTCACTTTTACGCGCCACACGGAACGGGGCGcaactccaccagcaccacccaacTCCACCACCCAGCACCACCCTGCACCACTaactccaccagcaccacccaacTCTACCACCCAGCACCACCCTGCACCACTaactccaccagcaccacccaacTCCACTAGCACCACCCAACTCCACCACCCAGCACCAACCTGCACCACTaactccaccagcaccacccaacTCCACCACcaactccaccagcaccaccctgcaccaccagcaccacccaacTCCACCACcaactccaccagcaccacccagCACCACcaactccaccagcaccaccctgcACCACTaactccaccagcaccacccaacTCCACCACCAAGCACCAAcaactccaccagcaccacccaacTCCACCACCAAGCACCAAcaactccaccagcaccacccaacTCCACTAGCACCACCCAACTCCACCACCCAGCACCAACCTGCACCACTaactccaccagcaccacccaacTCCACCACcaactccaccagcaccaccctgcACCACTaactccaccagcaccacccaacTCCACCACcaactccaccagcaccacccagCACCACcaactccaccagcaccaccctgcACCACTaactccaccagcaccacccaacTCCACCACCAAGCACCAAcaactccaccagcaccacccaacTCCACCACCAAGCACCAAcaactccaccagcaccacccaactccaccaccagctccactgAATCAGTGCAGGCCACCTCAAAATCGGCTTTATAAATGACATATTCAATGACAATCATTTACTTGGAGAAACGCAGGTTTTACGCAGGCGATGGTTTTGATCCGTTAACCTGATGATCATTTAGAGCTGTTCATTAATAGAGGAAACAAAGAATCTTGATGGGACGGGCATTAAATAATACGCTTTCACACCTAAAGATGAATAACTTACATTTGTAATAAATGCACCCATGTCCATTCAAAGCTTCTTAAACCCCTTGATGGTCTCATTAACCGCctcggtgatgatgatgatgatgatgatgatgatgatattatCTTCATCTGAGTTCAGTCCTCCTAATAAACAACAGCGTTAAATATCCTCAACTATCATCATTTTTACGTTTCAGCACTCAGGGGACAGTAGTTTTTTTCACAGAAGTTTACTTTTTGGGGACTATTTGAAGTTCATCCGCCCAAAGTTCGTGATGACGCCATCACGTGCAATGCGAGCACATCACAGCTGGACATTTAACCAAAACGTTCTGTTCTCCTCTCGTGATCAAAGGACGGCATCTAGTGGTCAAACATCGACATTACAGGAGCTGCAACGATTATGTGTGTTTCAAATATCTGAAGATGTATTTTTGTCTCATATCTCACAAGGCCGAGGCTGTAACAGGAACTATTAGTGATAAAAGCATCGATTAGAACATATTTGGTGGTTTGAAATAAACTGTTCCTTCTACATTCATTATTGTGTCCACATTCTTATAATGTAACATAATCACTCAGCAAAGTGTGAAATAAGTGTTAAGTGTTAAAatcttacatttaaaatatttttaaaacaaaagcaacagtgTCATCATGCGGTGATATTAGCAACACACATTGATTAAGGTGCAAAAcataagacaaaataaaaactaaccaaatgtaaaataatactgaataccattttaaaatacaatacaaattaGCGACAGTAAAGTGCACATATAGTTAAGTGCACAGTTATGTATAtatagaaagagggagaggagggggggggggggggttgctcggGATTAGCTCGTGCTGCAGATGAACGGGATTTCTCCCGCACGTGCATCAGTCCTGTCAGACCCATCACTCTCTCACGCGCCCCTCTGCGTCGGATCATGGCCGCCATCCCCCCGCTCGTGAGGGTCGGCATCTCTTTGAAGATGCTTCCCAACGACGCGGCGGTGCACTTCAAAGCGGACGGCGCGCGCTTCGGCCAGACGCGAACCATCAAGCTGCTCACGGGCTCCAAGTACCGGGTCGAGGTGGTCGTGAAACCCGGAGCCGTCGAGGCCACGTAGGTTGTCTTTTTACTCATCACCATCGTtatcgtcgttgttgttgtttattgatggggggggggcaaaaaccCCGGATTGCTGCCTACTGACAAAATATGAAGAAACATTAACGTCAGATCGTTGAAATCCCGCCAAAAGGTCTCCTGCGGCTTTAAAATAACATCAATGACACAGATGTGTGAACGTGGCATCACtttattttaactatttatttttagtgacgttttaaaGGCTCTGAGGTATTTTTAATAGTCTCCACCTGTGAAATACATCTTTAGTGGTTTTTATTAACATATATTTCCTTTTACAACATCGAACACACTTCGGCGGTCACGTGCTTTAATGATTAGCGGTAATTAAGGAACCGGATGTTGAGGTTCCTCCTCGTGACAGCGGCGACTTTAACTGAAGGCGATTGCAGATTTGAAAGCTGTGTTCACGGAAAGTGGGATTTATGAGTGTCACAACCTGATGATTCATTAAGATTAAGAGGAAACAGGAACAACGGGTCTTTTTGCACAACGATCTCACTAACGTATCTTTTTAGTGTCATAATATGTCAAAAGTCCTGCACTTTACGGCGCATCAAGTGCAACAAAGCAGGAATTTACGAGCAGCGCTCGAAGGCAACATAAACCTGCACAAATCCCGCACGGATTAGGGACTGCGGGTATTGTGTAATGACAGTTGTCGTTTTTTCAAATCTCACAAACGAGGATTAGTGTTCAACATCTAAATATCCGAGTGCGTTTGAATGAGCCAAAAAGAGGTCACACGTGCCATGATGTTTTGAAATGTGGGTCATGGAGCACATCTGGAGGCCTATTTTATGATTTGATGTGTGAAAACAAAACcatgtccttttaaaaaaaactaacggTGAGTATGAGGCACAGTTTTGCACCTAAATACAATTTGTGGGTTTATAATCTTCTAAATATCTTGTTTAATATTGAACACATCCGGTGAATCATATTTTAGTCTCTTATTGTATGAAGGACGCTGCCAGATGAGCCTCCTCTGTGCCGCTGCCCTGCAGGTCGATGAGCGTGGGGGGGGTGACTTTCCCCTTGGAGCAGCAGTCCAAAGACCCCCAGGCGGTGGTCTACAGGGGCCAGTACGACACGGAGGGGGTCGCCCACACCAAGAGCGGAGAGCGCCAGCCGGTTCAGATCAACATCCAGGTAGAACCTCTCACCTCTCGGTTGAGAAGTCGGACGCCAGCATCGTTTTTGAATCATCTGAACAGCTTAAAGTGTGTGGCATTCAATAAAAATGCTTATTCCATCTGGTTCAAAGTGTACCATTTTATACTATTAGACGTGTGTAGTAGCCAtatgttatgtgtgtgtgtgtgtgtgtgtgtgtgtgtgtgtgtgtgtgtgtgtgtgtgtgtgtgtgtcccatctGTCCGCTCAGTATTTCCCAGTCACGTCATCTcacacgtgccccccccccccctctctccacttCCTGCTCCAGTTCGCGGAGGCGGGGCTCTTTGAGGCGGTGTGGCAGGTGAAGTACTACAACTACAACAAGAGGGACCACTGCCAGTGGGGCAACAGCTTCAACAGCATCGAGTACGAGTGCAAACCCAACGACACGCGCACGCTCATGTGGGTCAACAAGGAGATGTTCGTGTGACCGCTCTGGTCGTCATGGTAACGTGGCTACGAGGAGGCAGATCCATCGCTAACCCACGTCAGATATTCTGTTTGAAAAAGTAAAGGAAGGAAAGATGAGAAGCCGAACTGGGTCCTCGGGCGCCGCGTTAGAGAACCTCAGAGGTTTGTTTATGGTGCTCAAACTAAAGCGTTTATGAAGATTCCTCAGGTGATGATCAACATTAACATTATTTTTAACTATGCACATGAGGCAGTATGTAACGACAACTTTAGGAGAAATCTACAGATAAAGGTAGTAAAATAAATGGTATATGTCCCACTACTCTGAAGGAAGGCGTGAAGAACCGAACTCTAAAAATGATTCgccttaaaatgaaaaatgtggaaTTTGTCATCAACCTCTGGTTTAAATGTTGCGTTCAAAGACTCACAggttaaatgttgtttttagctGGCGTCATGTGATGATCAACGTGGTGTGtagagtcgtgtgtgtgtgtgtgtgtgtgtgtgtgtgctaacggtgtgtttatgtgcactGAAGCTACGTGTGAAGAAACTCATTCCATGTTAACAACGTGCACCATATTTGCAGCAACGCGGCCAAAAAACGACACACAATCTTCACAAGAATACGGGAATTTTCTGTCACAACTGCAGTAACTAATGAAACGCTGcaagtgaacaacatcagtagCTCGTTGTGTGTCTGAAGCTCCGTAGAATACCGTTTAAATGCTGTACTTTTATATTGTAGGGGTTTTGTGGTGAAGTCGGGCTCCTTGTTTTCTCCCTCTACCTCTTCCTCTAAGGACAGCCATGAATAGGAATCGTGTTAAAATAAGACATTTGGAATATTCTTCAAATCGTTTTTGGTAACCTTTACAGTGTTTTGTACAGTGGACAACttgaaatgttttcatattAACGTGCGTAGCAACAATCTGGCATATAATACATTGTATGTGGCATATAATACTCGACATAGGCAATAAAATGTGATCCTGACCTATTTTACTGTTTCTATGTTTATAATgttattaaaagtaaaaatggaaaatatttttGGTGACAGAATGTCTTCATTCAACTTTTTTATTCCAAGCCGACTGTAAACTATGAAATGTTTGAtgtgaaaaacatgaaacaacaaagaagagaaacacaaacGTTACTGGAGAAAAACACCTGTGACACGTTCCTGCAGAGTAAAATGAGGTGGCCGTGACGTCACACGCAGAAGACGTGGTTTGAGGATTCACGAACGCAGGTGAGCACCTGCAGGTGTTTCGCGCTCCAATGGCTTGGAGCTTCTGTAGTGACGTCATGCAGCTCACCTGTAGTCCACCCACAcctccagcagagggagccgaAACCACAGATCGAGCCAGGAGGTGAACACAAGCTTGTAGTTCCCGGATGTGCAGTAGAGCGAGTCCGCCCCTCCCAACACCCCCTGCTTGTCAAAGcgagcttcctcctcctccacagcagaAGATCCCGGAGCCGGGTATAAAGCCAGGACGAGCACTCGGAGACAaccacgcgcgcacacgcacgcgtaTATATTTGGTGAACTTCTCGCTaccgctctgcccccccccccccccccccacctcgagCCACCCCTCTCGTGTTGGACTTCTTTTCTGCTCCCGTCGCCTCCAGGATTTCATCCGACCTTCGAGATGGTAAGCGGTCTTTCTGAGATTCCTCCCCGGTAGACTCGGACGTGGGTCGGCCccgcgtctcccccccccctgcacccccccgcGTCGCCTCGTTTACTGCTCAGCTGTTGCTTGATTCCAAATCAAgacaaataaaagagaaaagtggaCTCCTCTCACGCAGTGTCTCGCGCTCTGtgctgaaaaaagtaaaaagtttcagctctaaaaaaaagtaccaggtcataaaatgatttcaaaatatCATCAATTAAAATTAGTCTTGGGATGAAAATATATcaggtcaaaaaatgtattgaaagaaaagtgaaaatatgtttttcttgtCAAATTTGTATTAAGAACAAATACAATTACGAGACCtcacattt containing:
- the cnrip1b gene encoding CB1 cannabinoid receptor-interacting protein 1b; the protein is MAAIPPLVRVGISLKMLPNDAAVHFKADGARFGQTRTIKLLTGSKYRVEVVVKPGAVEATSMSVGGVTFPLEQQSKDPQAVVYRGQYDTEGVAHTKSGERQPVQINIQFAEAGLFEAVWQVKYYNYNKRDHCQWGNSFNSIEYECKPNDTRTLMWVNKEMFV